In Pseudomonas saponiphila, the genomic stretch GCCAGTTGGCCAGGTGCACGCCGTAGTACAGCTCGGCGCTGTATTCGGTGTCCTGGGGCGGCAGGTAGCCGGGGTTGTCGTAGTCGTAGATCGCGCGGGCCTGGTTGCTGGCCTGGGCGTTCTTGCGGTATGCCGGGTTGACGTGGACCCGGGCCAGGGCGAAGCCGATGTCGTCCTTGGCCCGGGCATCGAACAGGCCCTTGTAGACCAGGCCGGCCTGGACGTAGTTGTCGATGGCGTTGGTCTTTTTGTCATGGGCGGTGACGTTGGCGAACAGGCTCAGGCCGCGGGAGTGGTCGCTGGCGACGCTGGTGACTTGCTGTTGCGCGCCCAGCCACAGGCCGTGCTTGCTTGAGCTGCTGCGATAGGCCTCGCCGGTGAGGGCGGCGGGCTGGCCGTTGCCGTCCTTGTACACGTCAGCGGCCTTGGCGCTGCTGTAGTAGTAGCCGGCGCGGTATTCACCCGCCAGGCCGTTGAGCTTGGGCGTCCACACCAGTTCCACCGGCAACAGGGTGCCCTGGGTGCCACTGCCGCTGAGCTTGAAGCCGTTGTCGCGGTCCAGGTTCGAGGGGTTCTGTTCATAGGCGCCGATCTGCGCGTAGACCTCGGGCGTCAGGTGGTATTTGACCCGCAGCGCCCACTGGCTGACCGGCCAGTTGTACCAGACGCTGCCGGCCCAGTTGCCCACCTGGGAGCCGCAGAACGCCAGGTTCTGGAAGTCGCAGGGGAAGCTGTTGAAATCTTCGCCCTGGCCGAAGCGGCCGGCCTTGATGTCGAGCTTCTGGTCAAAGAATTTCTGCTGGTACCACATCTGGGTCAGGCGCCAGGTCTGGCCGCGGCCCCAGACTTCCTGGGCCGAGGTGAAGCCGCCGACCCGCGGGTCGTTGATCCGGTCGTTGCTGATGTTGTCGCCGTCGCGCTTGGTCACGGTCAGTTGGAACTCGGCGTCATTCCAGCCAAGGATCTTCTGCAGGTCCAGGTGGCTGCCGAAGGCGAACTGGTCGCTGTAGCGCGCGGTGCGGTCGTGGTCGTAGCCACCGTGCAGGTTCGAACCCATCTCGCCGACGTAGTCGACCTTGAAGTCGTAGCCCTTGTTCGCCAGTTCCGTGCGGGTGCCGTTCCAGTCGCCGAGCATCCAGGGCGAGTCGCTGTCGAAGGCCGGGGCGGCCTGGGTGCAGGCGGCAAACCCCAGGGCGCCGAGCAGGCTCAGGGTCTTGGGCAGGGCAACGGGTGTCAGGACAGCGCTGTCTTTTAAGCGCTGAAAAACGGGCATAGGCATTCGAGTCAGGTCTTTTTCTAGGAATAGGCAGAAGCAAGGGCAGGCTGCGTGGCCTTGATCGCGACGGATCGAGGCGGCATGCCGCTGATTTCAAAAGGAAAGATGAAGCGTTTCAGCTTCAGGGTGCGAAGGATAAAGCGCCGTCTCCTGGAGAGAAAGCGCTTTTATTGACATGAACCGTTTCGGATTCGGTAACAGTGGCCGGGCCCGGCAGGTTCAGCGCGGCGCGGTGGCCCCGGCGAGGGCGTGTTTCTGCCGGGTGTAGCTCAACACGAAGTGCGCCACCAGGCCGAAGATCAGCCCCCAGAACGCCGCAGCCAGGCCGAGGTAACTCATGCCCGAGGCGGTGACCAGGAAGGTGATCAGGGCGGCTTCGCGTTGTTTATCATCGGCCATGGCGCCGCTGAGCCCGGCGCTGATGGCGCCGAACAGGGCCAGGCCGGCCAGGGCCGCAATCAGCTCCTTGGGCAGGGCGGCGAACACCGAGGCCAGGGTCGCGCCGAAAATCCCCATGAGGATGTAGAACAGGCCGCAGGCGATCCCGGCGATGTAGCGTTTGTTCGGGTCTTCGTGGGCTTCGCGACCGGTGCAGATGGCGGCGGTGATGGCGGCGAGGTTGATGCCGTGGGAGCCGAAGGGCGCCAGCAGCGCCGAAGTGATGGCGGTCCAGGACACGATCGAGCGCGCCGGGGTGGTGTAGCCGGCGCTGCGCATCACCGCCATGCCCGGTACGTATTGCCCGGTCAGGGTCACCAGGGCCAGGGGCAGGCCGATGTTGACGATGGCGTGCCAGTTCCACTCGGGGGCGATGAAGATCGGTTCGGCCAGGGCCAGGGTGATGGAGCCGCCATTGAACTCGCCAAGGCCCGCGGCCACGGCGCAGCCCACCAGCAGCACCGCGAGAATCGCGTAGCGTGGCGAGAAGCGCTTGCCCAGCAGGTAGGCGGCGATCATCGCCAGTACCAGGGCCGGTTGCAGGGTGACCGAAGTGAACAGCCCGGCGCCGAAGCGGAACAGGATGCCCGCCAGCATGGCCGCGGCAATGGCCTTGGGCAGGCGGCTCATGAGCTTGTCGAAGGCTCCGGACAGGCCGAGTACGGCGATGATCAGCGAGGCCACGACATAGGCGCCGATGGCCTGGGGCAGCGACACCGTGGGCAGCATCGATACCAGCAGCGCCGCGCCGGGCGTGGACCAGGCGGTGATCACCGGCACTTTCAGGCGCCAGCTCAGCAGCAGGCCGGTGAGGCCGCTGCCGATGGAGATGGCCCAGATCCAGGACGACACCTGGTCACTGGGCATATGGGCTTCGCGGGCGGCCTGGAACACGATGATCAAGGGGCCGGCGTAGGAAATGATCACGGCGATCAGGCCGGCGATCACGGCGGAAAGGGACAGGTCCTTGCTGAGACTGTGCATGGCATCTCGACTGGGCGTGGGGTGGAAGGAATTGAGTCGATTGAGTTGGCGCTGGCTGAGTGTATTTCAATGAATTGAATCGATCCAATCGTTTCTCGATGTGGGTGCACAAAAGCGCTGGTGTTAAGTGTTTAAGTTATTGATTTGTATAGGTTTATAGGTTCGGTAAAAACTTATTGAGCGAATTCTGGTGTGCGGGCTGGTACATGGATCGAATCAATTTGTCGAATGAGTCGATGTTAAGGCCGATGCACGCCTGTGATATGCTCCGGTCCACCTCAACGCAGCCGATGGTCATCAGCCTCCATGTGGGTTCCCCAGTTAAGCGAGTTCAATCAGCCGGTCTACCTGTCCATTGCCGATGCCCTGGCGCGGGATATCGGCAGCGGGTTGTTGAACGACGGTGATCGCCTGCCGACCTTGCGCGAGCTGGCGGTAACCCTGAATGTCACCCCCGGCACCATCAGCCGCGCCTACAGCGAAGCCCAGCGGCGCGGGCTGGTGCAGGGGGAGGTTGGGCGTGGCACCTACGTGCTGGCGCGGCCGCCGCTGGCATCGCCGGAAGGTTCCAGTGCGCCGTCGCTGTCCCTGGGCCAGTCCGACGTCCTGGACTTGTCGATCATCAAGCCCTACAGCGAAACCCTGGAGTACTGGTTGCGCGGTGCCTTGGTGGGCATGGCCCACAGCAGCGACTTCGGCCGCGCCCTGGACTACGCCCCCGACGGTGGCCATCCGGCCCATCGCGAAGCCGGTGCCCAGTGGTTGCGCCATTCCCTGTCCGACGTCCATTGGCAACAGGTGGTGCTGACGGCCGGGGCCCAGCACGGCCTGACGGTGGCCATCAGCGCATTGAGCAACGCCGGTGATCTGCTGCTCTGCGAGTCGTTGACTTACCCGGGCATCATCTCCGTGGCCCATGGCCTGGAGCGGCGCCTGCGGGGCGTGGCGATGGACGAGCAGGGGATGATTCCCGAGGCGTTGCGCGAACAGTGCCTGCGGGAAAAACCGGCGTTGCTGGTGTGCGTCGCCAGTTGCCAGAACCCCACCACGGCGATCATGTCGCCCCAGCGCCGGGCGCAGATTGCGGCGATTGCCGAAGAGTTCGATTTCCTGATCATCGACGACGATATCTACGGCTTTCTTGCCACCGATCCGTCGATCAAGCCGCTTTCCAGCTATGCGCCGCAGCGTTCGGTGTACCTCACCAGCCTGTCCAAGGCGATCATGCCGGCGTTGCGGGTGGGCTATCTGTACAGCCCGCCGAAGCTGCTGTCGCGGCTGAGCTCGATGGTTCGCAGCAGTGTGTGGATGCCGTCGCCCCTGACCGCGCAATTGGCCAGCAACGTGATTGTCGAGGGGTTGGATCGCAAGCTGGTGCAGACCCAGCGCAGCGAAGCGGCAGTGCGCCAGGCGATTGCCCGGGAAGTGTTTGCCGGCCTGGAGATCCGGACTCAGCCCCACAGCTATCACCTGTGGCTGACCTTGCCGGAGCCCTGGACGGGCGATGAGTTCGCCACCCTGGCCCGGGCCAATGGAGTTCTGGTGATGAGCGGCAGCCAGTTCCAGGTGGAGCGCGGCGTCAGCTCCCGTTGTGTGCGCGTGGTCCTGATGTCGCCCACCACCCGGGATGAGTTGCGTTTTGCCCTGACTCAGCTGGCCAGCCTGATCGAGGCCGACCCGCGTCGTTATCGCTAGGGCTTTCGCCGGCAAGCCGGGCCCTTAGAAGGTAGTCCGCAAGCCCACTTCCACACTACGCCCGGCGGCCGGGGCGATATCCCGCAGGATCGAGCTGGCGTAGCGCACGGTCTGGTTGGTCAGGTTTTCGCCCTTGACGAAGGCCAGCCACTGGCTATGGCCAATGTCGAAGCGATAGCCGGCACTGGCGCCAAAGGTGGTGTAGCCATCGGTGCCGCTTTCGTGGTCCGGCACCCGGCCCTGGCTGGCGGCATGCTGCACATCCAGGCGCGCCTGCCAGCGATCCAGTTCCCACAGCAGGCCGCTGTTCAGACGCAGCGGGGCAATGCGCGGCAGGTCCTGGCCGTTGTCGAGGTTCTTGGCCCGGGTGTAGTCGCCGGACAGTTCCAGGGCGAACTTGCCGTAGGCGCTTTCCCCCAGGGTCCAGCGATCCTGGGCTTCGATCCCGGTAAAACGTGCTCGTACCCCGGAGTAGGCGTATTCCGCAATGCCCGTCGCGTCCTCTTCGCCTTCATCGTTGAGGGTTCGCCCCGTGCCCAAGAGGCCGATGTAGTTGGAGAAGTGGCTGTAGAACACCCCGACGCTGCCTTTGTGGATGCCGTTGTCAAAGCGCAGGGCCAGGTCGCTGGACACGGCTTTTTCCTTGGACAGTTTGGCGTTGCCCACTTCATAGGTGCCGGTGGCGACGTGGGCGCCGTTGGCATACAGCTCATAGAAGGTCGGGGCGCGTTCGGTGTAGCCCAGGGTCGCGGCCAGGGACCAGACCGGCGTCAGGGTGTAGACCGCGCCGGAGGACAGGCTGCCGGCGGTGAAGCGGCTGGACTTGTCGGCCTGGGTGAAGCGTGGGTTGCCTTTGCCGTCCGGGTCCACGGTGGTGTGTTCCAGGCGCCCGCCGAGGCTCAGGCGCAGGCGCTCGGTGGCTTGCAGTTCTTCGAGGACGAACAGTGCGCCGCTGTTGGTATCGGTTTGCGGGACGAAGGCTTCTTCGCCCAGGGCGGAGAACTCGTTGCGATTGACCTGGGCGCCGATTACCCCTTCCAGCGGGCCGAGGGGCTGGTGCCGGGCTTCGACCCGGGCTTCGTAGCCCTTGTTCTTGAAGGTGGTGCCGGTTTCGCCGCCCTCGATCTCGCGGTGTTGGTAGTCGGTGTAGCCCGCGTTGAACTTCAGCGAGCTGAACGGGCCCTGCAGGTTGCGCAGTTCCGAGGCGAAGGCGTAGTGGTCCTGCTTCATGCGGATGCGCACGTCGTCTTCGGCGGGGGAGCCGTAGTTGGAGTCGTAGTTGCTGTAGGACAGGCCGGCATAACCGTCGTCCCAGGTGTAGGAACCGCCGATGGCGCCGCCGTCCTGGCGTCCGTCGCTGTTGCCCAGGCGGCCTTTCTTGCCGTCGCCGTCTTCACTGGCCGGAGCGTGGCGGCTGCGGGCGTAGCCGGGAATCTTCAGATCGTTGAACTGCCGGGAGTTGGTGTCCAGGTGCAGGGCGAAAGTGCCGTCGCCCGCTTCCAGTTTGCCGGCGCTGCTGCGGGTGGTGTCGGCGCCGCCGTAGCGCAGCTCGCCAGCGCCGTGAATCCCTTCGATGGCTTCGGTGGGAATCCGATTGTCGAAGCTGTTGATCACCCCGCCAATGGCGTTGCCGCCGTACAGCAGGGCCGCCGGGCCGCGGACGATTTCAATGCGCTCGACGTTCACCGGGTCCAGGGGCACCGCGTGGTCGTAGGACAGCGACGAAGCATCCAGGGCGCCGACGCCGTTCTGCAGAATACGGATGCGGTCGCCGTCCAGGCCGCGAATCACCGGGCGGCTGGCGCCGGGGCCGAAGTAGGACGAAGACACACCCGGCTGCTTGTTCAGGGTTTCACCGAGGCTGCCTTTCTGTTGCAGGGTCAGTTGATCGCCTTCCAGCACGGTGGTCGGGGCGGCCAACTCGGTGTTGCCCAGGGGGTTGGCGGTGATGACTTGCGGGGGCAATTCCACGGCATGGGCCTGGGAGGCGAGCAGCAGTGCGGCGGACAGGGGCGACAGGCGCCACAGTACAGAGCGAGAAGGACGGGAGGCTGAACGGGACATCGGTCATTCCTTGGCAAGCAGGGCGCTAGGCGCTTTGAGTCAGAGAGCAGACGGGACACGGGGGGCCCGGAACGCGGGTGAGTTGTTATTGATTGATACAATATAACATCTCTTTTATCGCGAAAAGCCAGGAACTTTTTGCTTCTCATGCCCGAGCGCCGCACAGGCAAGCGGCGGCTACAGTTATTCAAGTGCTCTGGCGCGGGGGCATGCCCTCGGCTAAGGTGCGCGGCTTTCCCATTTTCTTCCCGCAAAGGCCTGGCATGACCGACACCCACACCGACCCGCTGCATGGCGTGACCCTGGAACAGATCCTCAAGGCGCTGGTGGAGCACTACGAGTGGTCGGGGCTGGCCGAGCGCATCGATATTCGCTGCTTCAAGAGCGATCCGAGCATCAAGTCGAGCCTGACCTTCCTGCGCAAGACGCCCTGGGCGCGGGAGAAGGTCGAGAAGCTTTACGTCAAGTTGCAACGCACCAAGCGCCCGCTTTAAGGAACCCCATGGCTGGCTTCTCGCTGCGGGGGCTGTTCACTCGGCGCGGCCTGATTGCCGTGGCGGCAATCCTTGGCTGGTTCGGGTTGACCGTCCAGCTGTACCTGATCCTGCTGCTGCGCTGGGAGGTGGGCGCCAGTCTGTTGGGCGGCCTGGTGAATTTCTTCAGCTTCTTCACCGTGCTCAGCAACACCCTGGTGGCCAGTGTGCTGACCTGCGCCCTGAACCTGCGGATATCCCGGGGGCAGGCATTCATGCTCAGGCCCGCGGTCAGTGGCGCTGTGGCGGCGAGCATTGTGCTGGTGGGCCTGGCCTACAGCCTGCTGCTGCGGCACCTGTGGCATCCCCAGGGCTGGCAATGGCTGGCCGATGAGCTGCTGCACGATGTGATGCCGCTGCTGTTTTTGCTCTATTGGTGGTGTTGCGTGCCCAAGGGCGAGTTGCGGTTCAAGCACATCGGTCTGTGGATGCTCTATCCGGTGCTGTATTTCGCCTACCTGCTCTTGCGCGGAAATCTGCTGGGGCTGTACCCCTATCCCTTCATTGCCGTGGACAAGCTGGGGTATCCCCAGGTGTTGCTCAATGCCCTGGGGATATTGGCCGGATTTGTTCTTGTGTCCCTGTTGCTGCTGGGCCTGGACCACTGGCTGGGCAGGCGCCAATCCCGGCCTCTGTA encodes the following:
- a CDS encoding PLP-dependent aminotransferase family protein: MWVPQLSEFNQPVYLSIADALARDIGSGLLNDGDRLPTLRELAVTLNVTPGTISRAYSEAQRRGLVQGEVGRGTYVLARPPLASPEGSSAPSLSLGQSDVLDLSIIKPYSETLEYWLRGALVGMAHSSDFGRALDYAPDGGHPAHREAGAQWLRHSLSDVHWQQVVLTAGAQHGLTVAISALSNAGDLLLCESLTYPGIISVAHGLERRLRGVAMDEQGMIPEALREQCLREKPALLVCVASCQNPTTAIMSPQRRAQIAAIAEEFDFLIIDDDIYGFLATDPSIKPLSSYAPQRSVYLTSLSKAIMPALRVGYLYSPPKLLSRLSSMVRSSVWMPSPLTAQLASNVIVEGLDRKLVQTQRSEAAVRQAIAREVFAGLEIRTQPHSYHLWLTLPEPWTGDEFATLARANGVLVMSGSQFQVERGVSSRCVRVVLMSPTTRDELRFALTQLASLIEADPRRYR
- a CDS encoding TonB-dependent receptor; the protein is MSRSASRPSRSVLWRLSPLSAALLLASQAHAVELPPQVITANPLGNTELAAPTTVLEGDQLTLQQKGSLGETLNKQPGVSSSYFGPGASRPVIRGLDGDRIRILQNGVGALDASSLSYDHAVPLDPVNVERIEIVRGPAALLYGGNAIGGVINSFDNRIPTEAIEGIHGAGELRYGGADTTRSSAGKLEAGDGTFALHLDTNSRQFNDLKIPGYARSRHAPASEDGDGKKGRLGNSDGRQDGGAIGGSYTWDDGYAGLSYSNYDSNYGSPAEDDVRIRMKQDHYAFASELRNLQGPFSSLKFNAGYTDYQHREIEGGETGTTFKNKGYEARVEARHQPLGPLEGVIGAQVNRNEFSALGEEAFVPQTDTNSGALFVLEELQATERLRLSLGGRLEHTTVDPDGKGNPRFTQADKSSRFTAGSLSSGAVYTLTPVWSLAATLGYTERAPTFYELYANGAHVATGTYEVGNAKLSKEKAVSSDLALRFDNGIHKGSVGVFYSHFSNYIGLLGTGRTLNDEGEEDATGIAEYAYSGVRARFTGIEAQDRWTLGESAYGKFALELSGDYTRAKNLDNGQDLPRIAPLRLNSGLLWELDRWQARLDVQHAASQGRVPDHESGTDGYTTFGASAGYRFDIGHSQWLAFVKGENLTNQTVRYASSILRDIAPAAGRSVEVGLRTTF
- a CDS encoding VF530 family DNA-binding protein: MTDTHTDPLHGVTLEQILKALVEHYEWSGLAERIDIRCFKSDPSIKSSLTFLRKTPWAREKVEKLYVKLQRTKRPL
- a CDS encoding Pr6Pr family membrane protein; the protein is MAGFSLRGLFTRRGLIAVAAILGWFGLTVQLYLILLLRWEVGASLLGGLVNFFSFFTVLSNTLVASVLTCALNLRISRGQAFMLRPAVSGAVAASIVLVGLAYSLLLRHLWHPQGWQWLADELLHDVMPLLFLLYWWCCVPKGELRFKHIGLWMLYPVLYFAYLLLRGNLLGLYPYPFIAVDKLGYPQVLLNALGILAGFVLVSLLLLGLDHWLGRRQSRPL
- a CDS encoding benzoate/H(+) symporter BenE family transporter, with amino-acid sequence MHSLSKDLSLSAVIAGLIAVIISYAGPLIIVFQAAREAHMPSDQVSSWIWAISIGSGLTGLLLSWRLKVPVITAWSTPGAALLVSMLPTVSLPQAIGAYVVASLIIAVLGLSGAFDKLMSRLPKAIAAAMLAGILFRFGAGLFTSVTLQPALVLAMIAAYLLGKRFSPRYAILAVLLVGCAVAAGLGEFNGGSITLALAEPIFIAPEWNWHAIVNIGLPLALVTLTGQYVPGMAVMRSAGYTTPARSIVSWTAITSALLAPFGSHGINLAAITAAICTGREAHEDPNKRYIAGIACGLFYILMGIFGATLASVFAALPKELIAALAGLALFGAISAGLSGAMADDKQREAALITFLVTASGMSYLGLAAAFWGLIFGLVAHFVLSYTRQKHALAGATAPR
- a CDS encoding carbohydrate porin, with product MPVFQRLKDSAVLTPVALPKTLSLLGALGFAACTQAAPAFDSDSPWMLGDWNGTRTELANKGYDFKVDYVGEMGSNLHGGYDHDRTARYSDQFAFGSHLDLQKILGWNDAEFQLTVTKRDGDNISNDRINDPRVGGFTSAQEVWGRGQTWRLTQMWYQQKFFDQKLDIKAGRFGQGEDFNSFPCDFQNLAFCGSQVGNWAGSVWYNWPVSQWALRVKYHLTPEVYAQIGAYEQNPSNLDRDNGFKLSGSGTQGTLLPVELVWTPKLNGLAGEYRAGYYYSSAKAADVYKDGNGQPAALTGEAYRSSSSKHGLWLGAQQQVTSVASDHSRGLSLFANVTAHDKKTNAIDNYVQAGLVYKGLFDARAKDDIGFALARVHVNPAYRKNAQASNQARAIYDYDNPGYLPPQDTEYSAELYYGVHLANWLTVRPNLQYIRHPGGVSQVDDALIGGIKIQSSF